GGCATTTGGTATATTTTAAATATACCGACGGAATACCAACGAACCCGTGTCCGTCGGAATCCTCGGAAATAAAAACCCTNNNNNNNNNNNNNNNNNNNNNNNNNNNNNNNNNNNNNNNNNNNNNNNNNNNNNNNNNNNNNNNNNNNNNNNNNNNNNNNNNNNNNNNNNNNNNNNNNNNNNNNNNNNNNNNNNNNNNNNNNNNNNNNNNNNNNNNNNNNNNNNNNNNNNNNNNNNNNNNNNNNNNNNNNNNNNNNNNNNNNNNNNNNNNNNNNNNNNNNNNNNNNNNNNNNNNNNNNNNNNNNNNNNNNNNNNNNNNNNNNNNNNNNNNNNNNNNNNNNNNNNNNNNNNNNNNNNNNNNNNNNNNNNNNNNNNNNNNNNNNNNNNNNNNNNNNNNNNNNNNNNNNNNNGGTTTCATCAGTTTGCGGTATAGTAACTCTTCATTTTTTTAAAGTTTGTACAGTTTTTTAAATATATTTACTTATTAAATTGTGTTTGTTTTGTAGCAAGAGTTCAACTGGCACTCCGATTTTACGGAAACAGTCCGTAAGAAATTCAACGAAAAGCCCATGGACTCTTAAACAAAGCAGATAAACGCGTGGAAAACAGTTTGGTAGAAGAACAAGAAGCCACGGTTCATCAACGGGNNNNNNNNNNNNNNNNNNNNNNNNNNNNNNNNNNNNNNNNNNNNNNNNNNNNNNNNNNNNNNNNNNNNNNNNNNNNNNNNNNNNNNNGCGGGAAAGGTATGTATGTGCACAACCTCGGCGCTTGCTCTATGTCTGCTAAGGAGGATGAACTTGTAAGTTTTTTATTATTATTTAGTTTTATATTTTTTAAATAAATATTTTATATATTTTTTGGCTAATAATGGCGGTTTTTTTAGATCGAAGCAAATGACGGTAATCCCGTTGATCGTCTCCAACTCATTAAGGTGGCTCACACTAACAAGACGACGGGTCAAATTCAGGACCCCGTGATCAGAGGTGTAGTTGATTTGGTGGAAGCTGAAATAGTTTCCCAATCTCAGCCTCTCTCTGATGACGGCGACTCCACGGGAGCTTCAACCAACCTGTCTCTATTGCAAATAAATGAGATGGTTGAAAAGGTAATTTTTTTTATTAATATATTTTTTTAATAATGTCGATTACTTNNNNNNNNNNNNNNNNNNNNNNNNNNNNNNNNNNNNNNNNNNNNNNNNNNNNNNNNNNNNNNNNNNNNNNNNNNNNNNNNNNNNNNNNNNNNNNNNNNNNNNNNNNNNNNNNNNNNNNNNNNNNNNNNNNNNNNNNNNNNNNNNNNNNNNNNNNNNNNNNNNNNNNNNNNNNNNNNNNNNNNNNNNNNNNNNNNNNNNNNNNNNNNNNNNNNNNNNNNNNNNNNNNNNNNNNNNNNNNNNNNNNNNNNNNNNNNNNNNNNNNNNNNNNNNNNNNNNNNNNNNNNNNNNNNNNNNNNNNNNNNNNNNNNNNNNNNNNNNNNNNNNNNNNNNNNNNNNNNNNNNNNNNNNNNNNNNNNNNNNNNNNNNNNNNNNNNNNNNNNNNNNNNNNNNNNNNNNNNNNNNNNNNNNNNNNNNNNNNNNNNNNNNNNNNNNNNNNNNNNNNNNNNNNNNNNNNNNNNNNNNNNNNNNNNNNNNNTGTCCGTCGGTAAATTCCGACGCCCAAAGTCCGTTGGAATACACCGAGGAACACTCTACGTCGGAATTGTCCGACGAACGTTCTCCGTCGGTACGTAGTTTTTCCGATGAACTCTGGTCTCGTGTATCCGCATCGTAATATCGTCGGAAGTTCGTCAGAATAACGTTTCTCGGTATCCGTCAGAAAGTCGTCGGAAGTTCTGACAAAATTCCGACGAATTTTTTTTTTCCAACGAAACGATACCGACGGACGGGTTCGTCGGAAATTCGTCGGAATCGGTCTATTCCGACAAATTTCCGACGATTTCGGCCATCAGAATCCCCTTGTTTTCTTGTAGTGTTAATATATTCGGCATCAACAAATAATGAAACTCTAAACCCTAAACACTGAACCCTAAACTCTAGAATTAACACTAAACCCAAGGATTAATTCGGAATCTAAAGGTTAACCCTAAACCCAAGGGTTAACCTTAAACACAATGGTTATCTCTAAATACTAGGGTTTAACAGTAAACCATGAATCCAATGGTTAACACTAAACCCAAAGGTTAATAAAAAAAACCCAAGAGTTAGCACTAAACCTAAGGTTTAATATTAAACCCAAGGGTTAACACGAAATCCAAGGGTTAACACTAAACTCTAAATTAAAGAGTTAACCTTGGAGTTTAAGGTTTAGGATTAACCCTAGAGTTTAGTGTTAACCCTAGACTTTAAATTTTAGTGTTAACCCTAGAGTTTATGATTAACCCTAGAGTTTAGGGTTTAGTTTTTAGGGTTTAAAGTTTTGTTGCTGGCATTAACAACGTGATTTTTTTTTTTTTTTTCTGCTAATTAATAACATTTTCTGATTTTTTCATAAATAGAAGATGACGTGGCTATTTCTTATTGGTTATAAATTTAGAGCTCACCCTAGGATTAACACTAAACCTTAAAAATTAGGGTTAACCTTAAACCATGAACACTAAACCCACAATCTATACACTAAACCCAAGGATTAACACTAAACCCTAAATCCAAGGTTCAATCCAAGTAGTAACGCCAAGTCATCTCTATTTTTTTGTAAAACTCTAATTTGATGTACCGGGTATTCGTCAACTAAATTTTTTACAATACCGGATATACATCTACTAAACCGGATAACAAGTGTTGAGATGTAATTTGATGATATTACATGATTTGCATAAGTGTGAGGTCATTTGAAAGATTATGAATAAGTCAACAACATACTGATATATTCAGCATCAACAAATAATAATGTGTTGAATATGTATTATAACTGGATAAGACAAAAGTAATCTGGATTATGACAATAATATCTAAATATAAAAGATGGAGTATATGTACTCGTGATTCCAAACGGTACACAGTTAAACCAGATAAAACTTGCTGGTTAATAGATCAGCCAAGCTAAACATTTTAGAAATGACTTTATGACCACGACTGAGTCTTCTGGATCCAAACTCGTTAAAATGTTTCCAAGATCCTCAAGCTTCTTTGTCTTGTGGTGCCAGTCATAATCATCAACAACCTCGTATCATTCTTGAAAATTCAGACAAAACATACAAACATTGCCTGTTTCAAAGGATCATACATGAAAAGCAGCAAAACTTAAGATTATATGAAAAGCAGCAAGAACAAGAAAAATACATAAAAGACCGAAAGTTCTTGTTGAAGCTACCATACTCTTTAAAGAGCTGTTCCAAATGAGGCTTACAATATAAGACACTTTCCATTGATGCATATTTTTTTCAGCTAAAAAGTCTAGGCGAAACACTAATCAAACAGAGAGAATGCAAAATCCAAAACCGATAACCAAAAAAGAAGAAACCAAATTAACCTTAAGTATTTTTTCAAGCAGGAGAAACATATCTCACAACTAAACGTTGACAACGCCATAGCAGCTCCAGCTCCATCGATGATCACATCAATTAAACCACATAGATATGAATAATTAATTTTGGGCTGCTATACTTTGTTGGAGCACAAAATTGCTGTATTAAAAAGAAGAAAAAAATTGTTATATAATGACGATAGAGAACCCATAAGAGCAATTTTGAAGACTGATACATTAGAACTCTAATGTCCCTGTCGGCGAACATCATATCAGACAGATCTACACGGGCTTCTTCACAGCCACTCACCGGAAGTTGAACGGACCGAGAACCCATAAGAGCAATTTTGAAGACGATATTTTTTCAGTGTAAAAGGGAGAATGTTAGGAAGATGAAAGAACGAGTGAGAGAACGATAAACATTAAACAGATGAACTCTATGGTTTCTTGCAAAACATTGAAAGTTTTTTAACATATGAACTCTCTGGTTTCTTGCAGAACATTGAAAGTTTTCATGAAAAAACTTTCACGTCTTTTCAGAATTAATGCACAAACGTGTTTGTGTCAGACTCTTCCTTTCATATATGTGACCGGCTACACAGGGACAGCGTCGCCATTATAAAAAATTAAACAGTACAATGTCCATCTGCCTAATTAAATAAGTTTCCATAGTTATCTACTGCAATTTCCCTAAAATACTTAATTGACTAAAAATAAATATTTGGTTTGTTTGGGCAAAGGGCATTTGAGAGAAATCACACCAAAAAAGTACTCTACAAGTTGGAAGTATGTTCAAACGTAAATAGAAGATGAGAAAGTATGTCATATTGTATTTTTTTCAATACCATTTATGGTCTTTGTCTTCTTCTGTAAGGAAAAAAATGAAAATATTGAACACCAAATCTGAGCAGAACACAAAAAAGACAAACGATTAAAGGTTTTTAATCAGAAACATGATTTGTACATGTTCAGAGAACTCGAGAATTTTTTTCTCAAATCTCTAAAAGATTTTTAATCTCTAACTAAGACACCTACAGACCCGCATTGAGACGACACCATTCTATTGGGAAAAAAATCAACAAATATTTGGATTTGTGAGCATGATGCTTATGGTATGTAGACAAACCTTTTTATAGCTGTATGTACCGCCTTGAAGAGAAGAGGGATTTATTGAATGTGAAATCGTGGTTGTAGTATGTCAAAGAAGTTAAGAAGTTCGTTAATGGCAGACAATCAATTCATCGCGCTTAACTGTTCCGGGGAGAAAAACATGAGATGAAACGACCCCAAGACTTCTCGATAAAGAGAATCATCATCAGATTCATCACGATTCATCTCGAATAGCTCCCCCGAAACGTTTTCGTTGATTAGAAGAGAAGAAAAAAATCGGGATTGAAGATTCACAAAGCCATTCTTCCCGTGGAATGAACATCCTGAAACTCCATAGCTGATATTAGAGAACGAAGAAAAAGATTCTTGGATTCATTGTGGAAGAAGAACATGAACCCTAAAATTTAGTGGGCTGGTGTCGCTGTATATTGGGCTGGCTAAAGGGATTGAGCAAAAAGCCCACAAAATCTGAAGGAAATGCTGGAGACAATATGCACAGCATCAGGGACAGGTGTCGCGCTCTCCTTTCCCTATTTGATGACATGGCGCAAGGAGATAGAGAGAATGGTCTTCTTTATATTATAACAAGTTGGGGGGCGGGGGAGGGGTCTAAAGGCACGTATTTGGCTCAAACTAGCATTGTAGATCAACCAGATCAAATGGAACAAGCCGATCTGAACGGAAAAAATAATGTTTATGCAGATCAATTGCAATTATTCCGAGTAAATCATAATAACCAGGATATTGCTAAACAAATCATAATAAACTGTATAGAAAGATACTGATTTTCTCATCGAATATTAGATAATGAGAAGAAAAAGTAAAATTTGAAATAGTTTTGTAAACTTAAAGAAGTTGTAGAAGAATAATGAATTATCAAGAGGAATGAAAAATAATAAGGGTCCGATTGGTAATGGCTGTAGCTTTAAAAAAATTGCTGTAGAAAAAAATATGTAGACTTTTTGTTGTGGCTTTAGATTTTGTTGTTTTAGAATTTTATAGAAAACTCCAAAAAATTGCTCTGGATTTTTGGCTCTACAGAGCACTTGTACAGCTTTAGGTTATTTTGTGATTTTGAAATTTTTATTAAAGTTTGATTGTTTTGAATTTAGTGCTGTAGAAATAAATGGGGTTATGAACAGCACCTACAGCTACTACCAATCACACGCTAATTAACAGGAAACGCCAACAATAAGAAACAAACTGTTAACCCTTGATTTGGGGTCATCCCAAGTGTGCCTACCTGTGTTAGTTCACAAAGAAACCGTTCACAAAATGCAATGTAGTGAAATTTCACATTTGTTATTCGTCTATATATATATCCAACCACTGACTACTACTAGATTCACATCAAATATTAAAAATACTCTCGTATCAAAATGTGGACCAACAAGTTTTTCTTCCTTCTTACAGTTGCATGCATGGCTGTGTTCGGTACAGCTCAAACGTTGCCTTCGATACCTGGACAGGACCCAGCAGATTGTTTGTCATCGTTGGAACTTATTCCCAACTGTATCTCAGAAATTTTTGGATCGATAATAAGTGGACAAATCGGGACTATTGGTCACTCTTGCTGCCATGCCTTTTTGGGTCTCAATGCAGATTGTGTCACTCAGACGTTTGCCTTTGCTCCTCTCTTCCCTCTGACTCTACGGGATCATTGTTCCAAACAATCGTAATGCCATAATTATCTACATGTTCTAGGTCATAAATGTGCTATCAAACAGTGTTATGTTTCGGCTTAAGTAACAACTTCCATGTAAACCCTATGTGATCAACTGATCATCTTTATCCATATTTCGTGTTGATATAACATGTGGATAACTATATAACAATAATAATAATAATAATCTAAAGGATAAGTCTAAACATAAACATGTTTGATTCCTCATAAAGCCGCTGTGTTACGTTCTTCTTTGACTTTGGTTGGTCACGTTAATACCATAAAATGTGTTACTATCTTATTTTTTCTTTGAACTATTTCTGTGTTACTATCTTGTTCACACAATATCTTTCGGTATGCAAGAGTGAGTGACGGACTTATTACTATTTATCTCCCTCTTTAGCATTGGTTGGCCTGATTCAAAAGATGGCCACCACTTTAAGCAAAAATTAAGATTATTGCAGATCAGTTGCAGAGTTACTGAAAAACAAATAGTACGAAACAATATGTACGAATTATATCATAATAAACCCTACAGAATAATGTTTGGACTTTGGATAGTAATCGCAAAAACATAACTAAAAGCCCCATATAATCCGCGTCTTGCGCACAATTACAATAGTTATTCGTTTCAAATCCAAGCACAAAGAATGCTTATGTAAATCTTTTTTCTTGATTAACGCATATATAAATCTTGAATGACAGATTATATATATTCTAATTGTCATTATGTTATTCATTTTTTTAATTACATAAAAACACCCAGACTAATAATAATGTGATATTTTTTTAATGTGATATCGAAGGGGATGGTGTGTTCACTAATCTTTTCAAAAAAAAATTATTTACCAATTTATCTGTTCAAAATAGTTTTGGTTCATCTTATTTAAATCACAAATATCTTAATATGTATCCCCTATATATTAATCCTGGAGCATTGCAACATATTTTCGTAGCCACGTGTCATCACGAGGATGACTCTTAGAATTGTTAGAAAAATAAGTTGGTCCATATAAACATATACTATGTTTTTTATTAAAGTAACTATCAATTTAATTAGTAGTGTACAAAATAATATTTTTTCTTTCCTTAAATAAAAGCTACGGAATTACCTAATATGGTTAAGATATATATTTTAACAATTTTTCTAACCTCTCATTTTTTTGTTTAATTTTATACTATTAAAAGAAATTAAACAATCACATTAAGCATATAATAAAAAATTTAGATTTTTTCTTATATGTTATATTTTGAATTTTTAAAAGTGACTATAAATTACAAAAAATAGTAAAAATCTCACATTGAAAATTTTGTGATAAATGGTTTAACTTTTTTTTTTTGTTCAAACAAGATACAAATGATGATCATATATATATCTTAGGGGTGGGCGTTCAGATACACGTTCGGGTTCGTATCGGGTATTTCAGTATAAAGGCATAAAACCCGTTCGGATATTTCTACACTTCGAGTCGGGTTCGGGTATTTTATGTTCGGGTTCGAATATTTTGGGCCGGGTTCGGATATTTAAATTTTGAAGAAAAAATAAATAAATTATTTATTGTTTAATTTTTTTGTATTTAAAATATATTTTAACTGATTTTCTAATTTTTCTAAAAAATTAAACTATTAATAGGTTTGGAGATAAAACTTTAAAAATAGAAAGACACTAATTTAGTTATTGTTTTGAAATTTTAGATGCAACTTTTGTTAATGCAAGACACAAGAGCTTGATATATATTTAAGTGAGTAGCAAATAATTTTGTCCATAATTATATGTATATTATCTAATTTTGTGCAATAAACATCATTAATATAAATATTTTGAATAAAATGAGAGAAGTAAACTAGAAATATAGTGTTAAGTATACTTATGTTTGATTATCTTCGGATATCCATTCGGGTTCGGATATTACCCGTTTGGATTCAAATATTACTCGAACTGGTGAAATAAGTAATTTGTTTTATTGTTCTAGAATTAGATGATTTTTAGACCGAGCTGGTGAATATATACTAGACATACATTTATATTTCGAGTTTGCACTTATATATTATATAACAGCTTGATATATTAGATTTGAACACTAATCTGTTAATATAGATTGCCGGTGATTTTTTTCAAAATTTTGATTCTTAGATATGTATCTGGAGTGAAACCAATTTTTACATATGTCCATTTTTTTAAACTTAATTCATATCAATAAAACAAAGACGAGAATGAAAACACAATTTTATAGAGGTAGAAAATGAACTCACTTATGAAGAGTCAATAGTAAACAAATCGAGAGCAGAAAACCTAATATCCTTTTGTTATTATACAATCGATGTTGCCTATTTGGTTTTGGTGATTTGTGTCAGCCGTAAAACTTAATTTTCTTTTGTGCATATGAAGTCTTAAAAATAATTAAAATGAGATGTAATACGTTAACTCTTCAACAACGATGATATATTTAAGAGACCAATATTTGTATTCGTCATTTATAAACGATAAAGATTGTAGTGTTGCAAAATGTTAAAACCATTTAATAAACAAACATTATTATAAAAACTCACCCCGCGCATGCGCGTGAGTTATCATCTAGTAAACTTAGGGCTGTTCAATATGGTAAAACCGAACCGTACCGAACCGAAATAGACAATATGGTTTGGTTTTGGTATATACCATATAAACCGAATGGATATAATTTTATAAAAACCGTAGGATTTGGATATGGTTTGGTATATAACCGATTAAACCGAATAAACCGAACAAAACCGATTAAAAGTAGAAACCAGAGTTTCGTGTTCAATTGAAAAAACATGACTTTAATGAACACTAACTATGAAAGACTGAAAAAACTTTTCTTTCATGTTTCTGTTTTGTTTCATATTTTTATTTTCAAAATTTCAAGCTTTGATTTTAGTTATAGATTTGATTATTTTATTTGATGGTAGAAGCATTTTTACTTTTTTGTTCATTTATTTGAACATGTAATATATTTTTAATAAATTACTGTGTTTAATAAATGACTGTGTTGACAATATGACTCTAAAATTCATATAATATGATCTCAAACTAAATAATTATGTTTTTTGGTATAAAACCGAATAAACCGAAAACCGACGGTATATAAACCGAACCGAACCGAAGTAAATATAGATTTAGAATGGTAGTTATATTTTACTAACCGAAATACTAAAAAACCGAACCTAAACCGAACCGATAACCGGATTGAACACCCCTAAGTAAACTATTAAAACATAATCACAAAGTTGGATCCAGCTTGATTCAAGGTTGGAATATTTTTTTTAAAAAAAGCTATATTTTATATATTTTCTTAACCTATACTATTACTAACTACTCACATTTAAATATAGCCTAATTATAGCTACAAATATCTGCAATTTGTTTGAAAAAATACGAACTTCCATATTTTACTAACTAAAGATTCTCAAATAACTAATTAGATTAACACAATCTCTAATATTATATTTCCTAAATCCTTTAAAAAAAATTTCCAAAATCTGGTCAAAAATATTTCCACCGAATATTTAGTATATTTTAATATGAATATTTAATTGAAGTTTCCTATTTTCTAATCATATAATTTTATTAACATTTGTATATTTTTGTAATAAATAAATTTAAACAATTAATCAAAAAAATTTCAATGTGAGATTTTTAATATTTTTAATAATTTATAATCGTTTTTAAAAACTAAAAATTTCAAAATTAAAGTATCAGGTCTCAATACTTTTAATGTAAATTTCAAAATTAACCTATTTATGTATTTTATATAGTATATAATTTAATTTAAATAATATTAAAAATATATATATATATATATATATATATATATAATTGTAATATCTATTAAATGATACTTCATATTCATATGATTTTATGATCATTTGTATATTTTATAACAAAAAAGTAAAACGATTGTTCATAAAATTTTCATTGTTAGAATTTTTTTAGTAATTTGTTGTCATTTAAAAAAAAAATCAAAATATAACATATAAGAAAAAACTTAGATTTTTATTAAATGGTTTATGTGATTGTTTCAGTTTTATTAAACATAAATGATGGAGGATACATAATTTATTATTCAAAATCATTAACTCTCGTATATATGTTAATCATATTAAGTAATTCTATAGCTTTTATGTAAGAAAATAATCCATAATATTCTTTTATCACTTCTAATCAATTTGAAAGTAATTTAATAAAAAGTATAATATATATTTAGATAAAACGACCTATTTTTCTAATGATTCTGAGAATTATTTTGTGATGACACGTGGCTCCACTCAAAAGTTGTAATACTCCTCAATTAATATATAAGGTATTTTGTTTGGTTTTGTCTTGACTTTTTTTTTAAATGACATCCTCCCATAATGTTCACACTAGAATAAGACATGCGCCTTGCACAGGGTAAAATTTTTTATTAAAAATATATAATTTAGAAAACATAAAATTTCTAACATTATATTTGATAGGTCCGTATATATATCAATCACTCATATTTTGTAACCCTCTTAGTGCATAGGATATATATAGAGCCGGTCCTCAGATTCTAAGGGTCTTATTCAAAATAAATAAATATTATTTTTTGTTTTGTATGTTAATTTTTTTAAAGTAGTTTAGATTTTCTTTAAAAACATTTTTATTAATAAAAATATTTTAATTATTTATTTTCTTTAAAATATAAAAGTTATTGATTTTAATAACATTATAATATATCATTTTATTCTACTATCAAGTATTATTTATATTTAAATCATAATAACAAAAAAAAACATTTCATATTTTATTATCTTCTTTATGAACTGTTTTTAATTTTTTTTGAATTTAGTTATATATTTAACACTAGTTATATTAATATATATGTATTGAAACAATATATTTAAAAAAAAAAATAAGTATCCCACAACGGTGGGAGATCTTTCAAATGTTTCAAAGAAATGGCCTCAAGTCCAGCTATGTGTATGTATAATAAGTTTATGTATGGTATTTGAATCAGGGCATACGATATAATTAATGTTCAAATGGTATAGATTTTACAAAAATCTTACGTCACGTGAATAATTATCGTAAAACTAACATATTAGCAAGAAACATTAAATATGTGATAACCCGTACCCTACGCATAATGAATTTTATATAAAAATAGTTTTACAAGCTTAAGACCTGCGCGATGAATGTTATATATAAAAATAATTTTTATCTATTATTATTTATTTATATGCATTTAAGTATTATGTATATAATTAAATTAGAGTAAAACATAAAGCACAACAATACATCTTATTTATTTAGGATATTTTTTAGTAAGTAAATCAAAAAAATCATTTTATTTATTTTATATGGTATATAACTAAATTTCAATGATATGGACATAGATAAATAATATATTTTAATATAAATATTTATTAGTGAGAATTCATACTCATGTGATAAACACAAAATTTCTAACGTGCGATTTTTTGAATGCAAATTTTAAAATTGAAATATTAAAGTTTCAATACTTTTCCAATAAAAATTTCGAAATTATCATATTTAAGTATTTTCTATGTATATAGTTTAATTCTAAACTATATTAATATATAATATGAATGTCTAGTAAATGAGATTTCATATTCATACGATTTATGATCATTTGTATCTTGTTATTACAAAAAAAAAGGTTAAACCATTGATCATAAAATTTTAGTGTGAGACATTTAACGTTTTTAATAATTCATATCGTTTTAAAAATTCAAAATATAATATATAAGAAAAAATTTAAATTTTTTTATTATATGGTTAATGTCTAGGTTGCATAGAAACGGAAACGGATACGCAGAAACGAAAATACTAAATTAATATATGCATTCAATTGATTATGTTTAGTATATTTTATAATACAAATAAATAAATAGCCATTCTATTTAATCATACGAAAATAAAATAAATCATCATTAAGCATCAAAGTCATATAAAAAATTCAAAATAACAAAACTCAGTACTTAAATATCAAATAACTTTAACTAAAATAAAAATCATAACAGAAAGTCAAAGACCAATAACATCATCTTCAGCCTCATTTTCATTAGCTCCATCAAACATGACCGCTTCCAACTCAGGTTCATCAAGAGAAAGATCCTCAAACTCATGTCTCCCAAGATTAGTCTCGTCCAGTGAATCAAATTGATCACCTCCACCGTCCCACATATGATTGGGACCATCCTTGTATGCAAGACTTCTTTTAGATAGAAGACAAAGATTAGTGTGCACAAGAAGACGAAGATTAGTGTGCACAAATACCAAATCTTCTGCTCTTTGCGGAGCAATCTTGTTTCTGGTTGCTGAATGTATAAATTTGTAAGTGCTCTAGTTCTTTTCACAACATGAAGAAATTGTTCTAATTTATTAAAATAACAAACTAATCCTTATATTTATTATTATTTATAGAAATTGTTCTAAAATAAAAAAAA
This genomic interval from Brassica oleracea var. oleracea cultivar TO1000 chromosome C2, BOL, whole genome shotgun sequence contains the following:
- the LOC106326474 gene encoding uncharacterized protein LOC106326474, yielding MWTNKFFFLLTVACMAVFGTAQTLPSIPGQDPADCLSSLELIPNCISEIFGSIISGQIGTIGHSCCHAFLGLNADCVTQTFAFAPLFPLTLRDHCSKQS